CCCGAATGCGAGTGCGACAAAAAGCCCTTGCACGACAGCGACCGAACGAACACCAGCGCGAAGTTCAGCGCGGCTGTCATTCAAACCCATCGCACCCAGGACAAATTGCAGCAGCGCCAGCGCGGCGGCAATCCAAAGGGCGGCAAGACCCGCTTCGGCGATCATTCCTTCAGCGTCTTTGTGACGTGTTCGGTCCCGGCAGCCTTTGGCGGCATATAATTCTCATCATGTTTGGCCAGCAAGTTGGTCGCGACGAACGTTTTGCCAACAAAGCTTCCTTCTGCGACGACGCCGGAACCTTCCTTGAAAAGCGCAGGCGTGATGCCACGGAAACGAACGGGTACGGTGCCGGTCTCATCCTTAACCGTAAAATCGATGGTAACGCCATCGGGCTGGTGCACGATACCGCCCATCGGGATCATGCCACCAAGCCGGATCGCACCCGCCGGAATGCCTTGGCGGGCGATATCGCCAGGTGCGTAGAAATAACTCGCCTGATCCTTCAGCGCCGACATCGCGAGCAGGCTCGATCCGGTCAGCGCAACGACGGCAACAACGGCGAGTATCAGGCGTTGATGCTTAGCCTTCATCGCTCGCCCTTCCGTTCGGCGCGGCGCATCGCGACATAGGCCCATAAAGTCATCGCGACGGTTCCTCCGATTGCGACGACATAGG
This genomic stretch from Sphingomonas paeninsulae harbors:
- the ccmE gene encoding cytochrome c maturation protein CcmE codes for the protein MKAKHQRLILAVVAVVALTGSSLLAMSALKDQASYFYAPGDIARQGIPAGAIRLGGMIPMGGIVHQPDGVTIDFTVKDETGTVPVRFRGITPALFKEGSGVVAEGSFVGKTFVATNLLAKHDENYMPPKAAGTEHVTKTLKE